CACTGACGCATAACGTCGCGTGGATGCAGCGATTCGCTGACGCTCATGGTGCTTACTTGGCACCCCATGGCAAAACGACCATGGCACCTGCGCTTTTTCAGCGTCAGCTGCAGGCGGGGGCATGGGGCATCACTTTGGCGACCGCGCCCCAGTGTCGTGCTGCCTACGCTAACGGTGTGACCCGATTGATAATGGCGAATCAGTTGGTCGGCCAAGCTAATATGGCCATCATCGCTAGCCTGCTTGAGCAGGGTGCGACGTTTTACTGTGTAGTCGATAGCCAAGAGAACGTAAGCCAGTTGGGACGCTTTTTTGCCGAGAGAGGATTGACGCTAGCAGTGCTAATTGAGGTGGGTGTGCCCGGAGGACGTTGTGGCTGTCGCAGCAAGCAGCAGATTCTATCACTCGCGGAAGCCATTGCTAATGAGCCCGCGCTCTCACTGGCGGGGCTAGAAGGCTATGAAGGTGTGGTGCACGGCGATAACCCGGAGACCTGTGTTCGTGCTTATGCCAAGCAGTTAGTGGAAGTGGCAGTGGAACTTGAGGCCGCTGGACGTTTTTCGGAGGCGAATCCTATGGTCACTGCATCAGGTTCCGCCTGGTATGACGTGATTGCAGAAGCCTTTGACGGCGCACCGCTACAGGGGCGATTTACCCCAGTGCTACGCCCTGGTTGCTACGTCGTCCACGATCATGGCCTTTATCGTGAAGCGCAATCTGCAGTACTAAAACGTCGGCCGGATCTGCAGCAGGGGCTTGAGCCAGCCTTGGAAGTCTTTGCTCAAGTGCAGTCGCTGCCGGAACCTGAGCTTGCTATTGTGGCGCTCGGTAAGCGCGATATCGGCCACGACCAGTTCCCCATTGCTTTACAGCGTTTCCGGGAGGGAAGTGAGCTCTCGCATCCATTGTCGGTCGCTGGCTGGGAAGTGACGAAGCTGATGGATCAGCACACGTTTGTGCGCCTTCCTGAAGCGGCTCAGGATGTTGAGGTTGGTGATATCGTCGCGTTTGGCGCCTCCCATCCCTGTTTGACCTTTGATAAGTGGCGCCAGCTACTGCTAGTAGATGACAAGTTAAACGTGAAAGAGCATTTGGCCACTTACTTTTAAATGTGGCTCGAACAGTAGGCGACTAGGCAAGCCTTCTACTCTTAGGCAGGTTAAACTACGCGGCTTTGAATCAACGCTTGGCGCCATGCATGCATCCAATTAATACATCAACAAGCCATATTTCAAAAAGTTGTACTTCAAAAAGCTATGAGTTAACTCAAGCAGGAGATCGCTATTTCGACGGTCTGGTCGATAAGTTCTCCCGTTCGCTTTATCAAGCGCCCCGTGGCGAGCTGCGCCTGGCGATGCTGGATTATTTGTTGCCGCAAATGCTGCGCCTCACAGAGCAGCCTGTGCTTGATGTGGGTGGTGGTTTAGGACAACTTTCAGGGTGGTTTGCTGAGCGTGGACACGCGGTGACCATGGCAGAGCCTTCCCAGGATATGTTGGCCCATGCCAGCGCGTGGCATGCCGAGCGACGTGCCGCAGGTGCCTGGCTGCCAGAACAGCTTCGCTATCTTGCCGCGCCACTTCAGTTGTTGCCGCAGCAAGCCCCTGGGCCTTGGTCGCTGATTACTTGCCATGCCGTATTGGAGTGGGTGGGTGAGCCTGAGCAGGCTGTGCAAACGCTAGCGAGTCTTCTCGCCCCTGGTGGGCAGTTAAGTTTGATGGTGTTTAACCGCGATGCGTTGCGTTTCTCCAACGTCATCAAAGGCAACTTAAAAAAAGCGCTTAGCGACCAGCTTGAGGGCAAAGGTAAGCGACAGCGGTTAACGCCTATCTCACCGGTTACCCACGACGAAGTGTGCCAGTGGGGGGCGGATAACGGCCTGATCATGGAGGCCGTTGCCGGGATACGAATTTTTCAGGATTATTTACGCCATCCTTCTGCAGAGGAGAGTGATCAGGCAACGCTGCTGGCGCTCGAAAAGCAGTATTGTCGCCAAGACCCTCACTGGCGGCTAGGCCGCTATTTACTTTATACTTTTACCAAACCCGAGGCTGATGTATGAGCGCTCAACTGCCCGCTTGCCAACTTCTTGAACGTTTCTATGGCCAATCGGCTAATTTATGGCCTGTTGCGCCGCCTGCAGATGCGTGGTTGCAAGCGCATTCCACGGCGATGATAAGTGATCATGTGGCGCTGCGTGAGCAGTGGGTGGCCGGTGGTAAAGCAGCCGCCAGCCCGTTTGATGCTCCGTTTGTCGAGCAGGCTGGGCAGGTAGTGCTGTTCTGGCCGAAAGCCCATCAACTGGGGATTTGGTGGCTAACATGGCTATGCCACGTGCTGCCTGAAAACACCCCAGTCGACGTTGTAGGCGAGCACCAGGGCGGCATTAAGCGTGTGCCAAAAATACTCAGCGAGTTGGGCATGCGCTGCGATAAGCTCGATAACGCGCGGCGTTGCTCACTGTTTGCCACTCGCACGATAGCGATGGAGCAGCCGGACAATGCGTGGCAAACCTTTGAAGCGCTAGATTTAAAACTGGTGAGTCATCCTGGCGTCTTTGGGCACGGCAAGGTCGATGAAGGCACGCGTTTAATGCTGGAAAGCATTGAGGCTAGCTTGCCCAAAAAGCCCCTCAACGTGCTGGATGTGGGCTGCGGCGACGGCATTATCAGTGCTTGGCTTGCCGAGCGAGGCCATCAGGTCACCGCCGTGGATGTCAGTGCGTTTGCAGCGGAAGCGTGTCGCCGAACGCTAGCAGCCAATCAACTGAGTGGTCAGGTGCTTGAGAGCGACGTTTATTCAGCGCTTGAAGGTGAGCAGTTTGATCTGATCATTAGCAATCCGCCGTTTCATCAGGAGCGAGAGATTACCTATGGCCCGAGTCAGCGCTTGATCAGCGAGGCCCCTGCGCATTTACGTGCGGGGGGGCGTCTGGTGATCGTTGCGAACGGCTTTTTGCCTTATCCCGATCACTTGCAGCGGGTGTTTCAAGACTTTGAAACACTGGCAGATAATCGGCGCTTTAAAGTATATCTGGCCGGTAAATAGCAGCGCATTTATCTTTCTTTGCATTTCCCTTATTGATCACCGCTTATGCTGCTATTTGCGTCTATGATGCCAATAGTGAGCCGCGCTTCGGCTTCACGTGTGAAGGGGATGGAAATGACAGGAAACGTTCGTACGACGGCCATTATAGGCAGTGCGTTGATCTTGGGCGGTTTGCTGGCGCTGGGTTTAGTGTGGGGAGGCAGTTACTTCAAAGGGGCTGCTGAGGTTTGGCAGCAATCTTCACGCAGCGTCACTGTACGTGGCTTGGCCGAGCGCGAAGTGGCGGCGGATATGGTGCTATGGCCACTTAATTATACTGTTAATGCCAATTCGCTTTCTGACTTAGAGCAGCAACTTTCCAGCAATGAGCAGTTGATTCGCCAATTTCTGGATGCCCGTGGTTTCGATATGGGCAACGTAAGCGTAACGCCACCACGTATCACTGATCAATTCAGCAATATGTATGGTGGCGAGCGCCCAGATGAGCGTTATCGTGCTGAGGCCACGTTGCTGCTGCGTACTGATGATGTCAGTGGTGTGATAGATGCAGTGCCCCAAGCCACTGCCTTGGTACGTCAAGGCGTGCTGCTATCGCCTAGCTACGAATACCGGACCGAGTTTTTGTTTACGGGTCTAGACGCGATCAAGCCTGAAATGATTGCTGAAGCGACTGCTGATGCGCGCAATGCAGCTCAGCAGTTTGCCGAAGATTCCGGTAGCGGTGTAGGGGGAATACGCCAAGCGACCCAGGGCTACTTTTCTATTGAGGATCTTGATAGCTATACACCCCACATCAAACGAATCAGAGTCGTCACCACGGTAGATTACTCGTTAGAAGAGTAGACCTATCGCCTTAAGTAGACGGTGATCACATGCCCGGATATCGAATTGTCGTGATGGTGTAGAACGTTTCGCCATTGGGCGTGAGCACCGTAATGTCATCGTCTACTTCTTTCCCCAGCAGTGCTTTGGCCATGGGGGCATCGATACTGATCCAGCGTTTTTTTGTATCGATTTCGTCGTGGCCAACAATTCTGAGATGAACTTGCTCGCCGTTTTCATCTTCCAGACTCACATACGCGCCAAAAAAAACCTTACTGGTGTCAGCGGGCAGACGGTCAACAATTTGCAGTTCGTCTAAACGTTTCGTTAGGTAGCCAATACGAGCAATAACGCGATTTAACTCTTTTTTGTTATAGGTGTAATCGGCATTTTCACTGCGGTCACCCTGGGCGGCGGCTTCACCGACTTTGGCCGAAATGGCAGGGCGTTTAACCCGCGCTAGGTGATCCAAGACAGCGCGCAGACGAGCCGCACCCTCTGCAGTGATCAGGTTGCTCTTAGGTTCTTGGCGCGGGTCTTTCGCTGGGTCGCGCCAGCGCGTCATATTTCGGCCTTTCATTGCGTTTTTCACCTCCTCAAAGAGCACCAGCTTACGCTAATGGCAGTGTTGTTCACAAAGCGCTTATTAATTGGCGATTCATTCAAACGTTCGTTACATTATGAGGGTGGCTGATTTAAGGCCCCACAACTAAACGTATGACTTGTTAGAAAAGCACAAAAATAACCCAGGAGCTTATTATGCGCACATCCCCTTTTTCTCGTTTACTCATTGCCGCTGCGTTAGGCAGCACGCTGTCACTTGCCCCGTTAAGCGCGTTGGCTTATGAAGGTCAGGTTTTCTCGCTTAAAAACCGCTGGGAACACACGGTCACTGAGATGCCTGCTAACGAGCGCGAGAGTACCCTAAAAGCGCTGGTCAGTGAGGCTGAGCAACTGGCTAGCCAGCACCCTGATCAAGCAGAGGTACTGATCTGGCAGGGCATTGTGTTGGCTTCTTACGCACGTGAACGTGGTGGACTTGGTGCATTAGGTACCGCAGGCGATGCTCGCGATGTGCTGGAGCGGGCCATTGAGATTGACCCGCAAGGCGGTAATGGCTCGGCCTATGTCACACTAGGTGCACTTTATGACCGTGCACCAGGCAGGCCGTTAGGCTTTGGTAACAGCGATACCGCAGAACGCATGTTTCAGCGCGCACTAGAGATCCGCCCAGACGGTATTGATGTGAACTATTACTACGCGGCGTTCTTGAAAGAAGAAGGGAATACCCAAGCTGCTCGCGAGCATGCCCAGCGCGCGGTAAACGGTACTGCACGCGAGAACCGTCAAACATCTGATGAAGCGCTGCGCCGGGATGCTGAGGTGTTACTCGGCGAGCTGTAGCCGCTTCACCAAAGCTTATAGCGCTAAGGTTGATAGGCGTATTGGCATTCCCAGTAGTAAGCATTGATAATAGAACGATTGTTAACACTGGGAGTGCTACATGGCATCTAGCCCTAATTCATTAGTGCCCGATGCGTCAGCGCCGCCTCAGTTAGGCCGAGACGATGTCGAGCTTATTCAGCGTGAGACCCTTTATCAGGGTTTTTTTCGCTTGGAAGCGCTAGAGCTTCGTCATCGTCTCTTTGAAGGCGGCTGGAGCGGGACGATGCGCCGTGAGGTGCATAACCGCTTCGACGCTGTTGGCGTGCTGCTTTACGATCCAGCTCGTGACGCCTTAGTGCTCGTCGAGCAGTTTCGCGCTGGCGCGATTGACGACCCGCTTTCTCCTTGGAAGTTAGAGTTGGTGGCGGGGTTGGCAGATAAAAACGAGTCCCTTGAAGATGTTGCCCGCCGTGAAGCCATGGAAGAGTCAGGCTGTCAGGTCGGCGCGTTGACCAAATTGCACACCTACTACCCCAGCCCGGGTGCGTGTAACGAACGCGTGACACTCTTTTGTGGTTTAGTTGATACCCAGGGAATGGGGGGCATTCATGGGCTAGATGATGAGCACGAAGATATCCGTGTTCACGTGGTAACTTTTCCGACGGCATGGGAACTCCTGGAGCAGGGAAGACTCGACAACGCCATGTGTTTGATTGGGCTACATTGGTTAGCGAGCCAACGCGCTTCGCTGCGTGCCGCTTCTTATCGAGCTGCGATAAGTCCTAGTAGCAAGCCCTGAGAACAAGCCCTGGTAAAAAAGGCTTTGGTAACAAGGGCTCTGGTAACAAGGGCTTAGGCCAAGCGAATCTTAAAAGGAGTGAACATGGCTAGAACCGCCTATGTCACCGATTTAAAGTCTCTGCAAGGCGAATGCAGCGCCAACTATATGCGCATGCTTCGTTTGGTAGGTGATATGGAAAGTGGCCAGCGACGCGATATCGCGTTGCATGGCGACGACCAGCATTTCGGCGATTTACATCTCAAAATTCTCGAGCAGGCGCCTTATACCACGATGGTGGAGGTGACCCAGAGTGGGCCGCTGGACGCCGTTATCGAAGGCCCCAGAATGCGTGTCCATCTCTACCACGATGTGCGCATGGCAGAAGTGACCGATTTTCAGCGTGAACGCCACTTTAGCGGCCGCTATCGTTATCCGAATGCAAGAATGCACCAGCCAGATGAGAAGCTGCAGCTTAATCGCTTTCTGGGCGAGTGGCTGGCGCACGGCTTAGCCCATGGGCATGCCTATGATATGCCGGAGTTACCCTGATGCGACTGGTTCAGATTACCGATTCGCACCTTCATGCCGATAAAGAGGCTCGTTCACGAGCGGGGATCCCATTTCGGCAGTTCGAGCGTGTGTTGGAAGCGGTGATTGCTGAGCGGCCTGATATCGTCGTATTCAGCGGTGATGTGAGCCAAGACGAAACGGCTGCTTCTTATACATTGGCGTGCCAAGCGTTGGCATCGTTGCCGTGCCCATGGTTCTGGATTCCTGGCAATCACGATCAGCTAGCCTTCATGCAAGCGGAGCACACTCTGGTGGAAGAGGTCGACCTAGCGCAGTGGCGGTTACTGTTGTTGGATACCCATGTGGAAGGTCAGCCGTATGGCGAATTAGGTGCCGAGCGCTTAAACGCACTGGCTGAGCGTCTAGAAGAAGATGATCGCCCAACCTTGATTGTGATGCACCACCCCCCCGTTGATGTGGGCGCTGTGTGGATGGACGCGATTGGCCTTCAGGATCGCGATGCGTTTTGGCAACTGTTACACGGTTGCCCTCAGGTTAAAATTATTCTGTTTGGCCATGCACACCAAGCCTACGCCCAGCCACACCGTACCGAGGATATCGAGATTGACGTCTATGGCTGTCCCGCCATTGCGGACCAGTTCTTACCCGGCGCTGAGCAGTTTGCGATTGATGAAGCTTCTCGGCCCGGCTATCGAATTATTGACCTCCATGGCAGTGAATGGCAGACCTGGGTGGAGCGTGTCGTTGTGTGATGTCACTCCTGTTACGACACGGTTAGGCAATAAAGATATAAAAAGATAGTTATTAATTCTTTTGGGTTATTATTAACTCGGCGTTACCCTACTCTCAAATAACCGTCTTTCGGCAACGCTACCGTCAGGCGGCAAATAGCGTTTGCACGTGCAAGCACCGTTTTGTGAGGGAGTAGGTAATGAACCAGTTTTCTGCGCCGTCGGCGTCCCAGCGTGAGGTGCCTGTCGCACCTGATGCGGCACGCTTGACCCACCTAAAGCAGCTAGAAGCTGAATCGATCCACATTATCCGGGAAGTCGCCGCTGAGTTTAGTAACCCGGTCATGATGTACTCCATCGGTAAAGACTCCTCGGTAATGCTGCACTTGGCGCGTAAAGCATTCTACCCAGGGACACCGCCATTCCCTTTGATGCATGTGGACACCACCTGGAAGTTTCGTGAAATGATCGAGTTTCGTAACCGCATGGCAGAAGAAGCGGGAATGGAGCTGATTGTGCATACCAATGAAGAGGGGCGGGCCGCCAATATCAACCCCTTCGACCACGGTAGTGCTAAATATACCGATATCATGAAAACCCAGGCGCTGAAACAAGCGCTCGATAAACATGGCTTTGATGCGGCCTTTGGTGGTGCGCGTCGTGATGAGGAAGCCTCACGGGCTAAAGAGCGTGTCTACTCCTTCCGCGATAAATACCACCGCTGGGATCCGAAAAGTCAGCGTCCTGAGCTTTGGAATGTATATAACGCCAACGTTAACAAGGGCGAGTCAATTCGCGTCTTCCCACTTTCGAATTGGACAGAGCTCGATATCTGGCAGTACATCTATCTTGAGTCTATTCCGATTGTACCGCTTTACTACGCCGCCAAGCGTCCGGTAGTTGAGCGTGATGGCATGCAGGTTATGGTTGACGATGATCGCTTGCCCCTGGCACCAGGTGAAGTGCCTGAAGAGAAGTTTGTGCGCTTCAGGACGCTGGGCTGTTACCCACTGACCGGTGCCGTGGAATCAACGGCGGCCACGCTACCCGAGATTATTCAAGAGATGCTGTTGACCAAAACCAGTGAACGCAGTGGCCGTGCCATTGACCGTGACCAGGTCGGTTCAATGGAGAAGAAAAAGCGCGAGGGGTACTTCTAATGGCTCATCAATCCAATTTAATTGCTGACAATATCGAGCAGTACCTTCACGAGCACGAAAACAAAGACCTACTGCGTTTTATCACTTGTGGCAGCGTTGATGACGGTAAATCCACGCTGATCGGGCGACTGCTGCACGACTCTAAAATGATCTTTGAAGATCAACTGGCGGCGATTACCCAAGCGTCTAAAACCAGTGGCACTACTGGTGATACGGTTGATTTGGCGCTGTTGGTGGATGGCTTGCAGTCAGAGCGAGAGCAGGGTATTACCATTGATGTTGCTTATCGCTTCTTCTCCACCGAAAAGCGTAAGTTCATCATTGCTGATACTCCAGGGCATGAGCAGTACACCCGCAATATGGCCACGGGCGCTTCAACGGCAAGCCTAGCGATTATTTTGATTGATGCGCGTTATGGAGTGCAGACTCAAACCCGTCGCCATAGCTTTATTGCCGACTTGCTGGGCATTCAGCACTTGGTGATTGCGGTAAATAAAATGGACTTGGTGGAGGTCTCCGAGCAGCGCTTCAACGAGATTGTTGATGAATACCGTGCATTTGCCACCAACCTTAGTGCGCCGGATATCCGCTTTGTACCGATGTCGGCACTGAACGGCGACAACGTAGTTAATCCCAGTGATCAGACGCCCTGGTATTTCGGTGCAGGCTATGAAGGCAAAACGCTGATTGAACTGCTGGAAAGTGTTGAAATCAGTCGTGACCAAAACCTCACTGATTTACGCCTTCCGGTTCAGTACGTTAATCGCCCGAATCTGGATTTTCGTGGTTATTGCGGCACCTTGGCGGCAGGCATTCTACACCCAGGCCAAGAAGTGAAAGCGCTGCCATCGGGTAAAACGTCACGGGTTGAGCGAATAGTAACGTTTGACGGCGACTTAAGCGCCGCTTATCCAGGACAGGCAATTACCGTTACCCTGGAAGATGAGATTGATATTTCCCGCGGTGATTGGATTGTCAGTGCGGATGCTGACTTACCTCTCTCTAATGCGTTCATGGCGGATATCGTATGGATGCATGAAGATGCACTAACACCGGGCAAGCTTTATGACTTTAAGCTCGCCACCCGCGATCTGTCGGGTCAGGTAAGTGATATCGAGTACCAAATCGACGTCAATACGCTTGAAAGACACGCCACGGATTCGCTGGTCTTAAATGCGATTGCACGCTGCGAGGTAGAGTTAACGGCTGCGATTCCAGTGGATGACTATCGCACAAGCCCTGGCACAGGTAGCTTTATCATCATTGACAGACTGACCAACGTAACGGTTGGCGCTGGCATGATTCGTGGGACAGCCGATGTACGCGAGCAGGCCAGCGGCGCTACCGATTGGGCAGCCTTTGAGCGTGATTTGAACGCGCTAGTGCGTAAGCATTTTCCGCATTGGGA
This genomic window from Halomonas sp. TD01 contains:
- a CDS encoding amino acid deaminase; amino-acid sequence: MQTTTLAMDKGGVELGSNLLSGVSLPAAVVHEGPLTHNVAWMQRFADAHGAYLAPHGKTTMAPALFQRQLQAGAWGITLATAPQCRAAYANGVTRLIMANQLVGQANMAIIASLLEQGATFYCVVDSQENVSQLGRFFAERGLTLAVLIEVGVPGGRCGCRSKQQILSLAEAIANEPALSLAGLEGYEGVVHGDNPETCVRAYAKQLVEVAVELEAAGRFSEANPMVTASGSAWYDVIAEAFDGAPLQGRFTPVLRPGCYVVHDHGLYREAQSAVLKRRPDLQQGLEPALEVFAQVQSLPEPELAIVALGKRDIGHDQFPIALQRFREGSELSHPLSVAGWEVTKLMDQHTFVRLPEAAQDVEVGDIVAFGASHPCLTFDKWRQLLLVDDKLNVKEHLATYF
- a CDS encoding methyltransferase domain-containing protein yields the protein MHPINTSTSHISKSCTSKSYELTQAGDRYFDGLVDKFSRSLYQAPRGELRLAMLDYLLPQMLRLTEQPVLDVGGGLGQLSGWFAERGHAVTMAEPSQDMLAHASAWHAERRAAGAWLPEQLRYLAAPLQLLPQQAPGPWSLITCHAVLEWVGEPEQAVQTLASLLAPGGQLSLMVFNRDALRFSNVIKGNLKKALSDQLEGKGKRQRLTPISPVTHDEVCQWGADNGLIMEAVAGIRIFQDYLRHPSAEESDQATLLALEKQYCRQDPHWRLGRYLLYTFTKPEADV
- a CDS encoding methyltransferase, producing the protein MSAQLPACQLLERFYGQSANLWPVAPPADAWLQAHSTAMISDHVALREQWVAGGKAAASPFDAPFVEQAGQVVLFWPKAHQLGIWWLTWLCHVLPENTPVDVVGEHQGGIKRVPKILSELGMRCDKLDNARRCSLFATRTIAMEQPDNAWQTFEALDLKLVSHPGVFGHGKVDEGTRLMLESIEASLPKKPLNVLDVGCGDGIISAWLAERGHQVTAVDVSAFAAEACRRTLAANQLSGQVLESDVYSALEGEQFDLIISNPPFHQEREITYGPSQRLISEAPAHLRAGGRLVIVANGFLPYPDHLQRVFQDFETLADNRRFKVYLAGK
- a CDS encoding SIMPL domain-containing protein — encoded protein: MTGNVRTTAIIGSALILGGLLALGLVWGGSYFKGAAEVWQQSSRSVTVRGLAEREVAADMVLWPLNYTVNANSLSDLEQQLSSNEQLIRQFLDARGFDMGNVSVTPPRITDQFSNMYGGERPDERYRAEATLLLRTDDVSGVIDAVPQATALVRQGVLLSPSYEYRTEFLFTGLDAIKPEMIAEATADARNAAQQFAEDSGSGVGGIRQATQGYFSIEDLDSYTPHIKRIRVVTTVDYSLEE
- the greB gene encoding transcription elongation factor GreB; the encoded protein is MKGRNMTRWRDPAKDPRQEPKSNLITAEGAARLRAVLDHLARVKRPAISAKVGEAAAQGDRSENADYTYNKKELNRVIARIGYLTKRLDELQIVDRLPADTSKVFFGAYVSLEDENGEQVHLRIVGHDEIDTKKRWISIDAPMAKALLGKEVDDDITVLTPNGETFYTITTIRYPGM
- a CDS encoding NUDIX domain-containing protein yields the protein MASSPNSLVPDASAPPQLGRDDVELIQRETLYQGFFRLEALELRHRLFEGGWSGTMRREVHNRFDAVGVLLYDPARDALVLVEQFRAGAIDDPLSPWKLELVAGLADKNESLEDVARREAMEESGCQVGALTKLHTYYPSPGACNERVTLFCGLVDTQGMGGIHGLDDEHEDIRVHVVTFPTAWELLEQGRLDNAMCLIGLHWLASQRASLRAASYRAAISPSSKP
- a CDS encoding DUF1249 domain-containing protein, with translation MARTAYVTDLKSLQGECSANYMRMLRLVGDMESGQRRDIALHGDDQHFGDLHLKILEQAPYTTMVEVTQSGPLDAVIEGPRMRVHLYHDVRMAEVTDFQRERHFSGRYRYPNARMHQPDEKLQLNRFLGEWLAHGLAHGHAYDMPELP
- a CDS encoding metallophosphoesterase, which gives rise to MRLVQITDSHLHADKEARSRAGIPFRQFERVLEAVIAERPDIVVFSGDVSQDETAASYTLACQALASLPCPWFWIPGNHDQLAFMQAEHTLVEEVDLAQWRLLLLDTHVEGQPYGELGAERLNALAERLEEDDRPTLIVMHHPPVDVGAVWMDAIGLQDRDAFWQLLHGCPQVKIILFGHAHQAYAQPHRTEDIEIDVYGCPAIADQFLPGAEQFAIDEASRPGYRIIDLHGSEWQTWVERVVV
- the cysD gene encoding sulfate adenylyltransferase subunit CysD → MNQFSAPSASQREVPVAPDAARLTHLKQLEAESIHIIREVAAEFSNPVMMYSIGKDSSVMLHLARKAFYPGTPPFPLMHVDTTWKFREMIEFRNRMAEEAGMELIVHTNEEGRAANINPFDHGSAKYTDIMKTQALKQALDKHGFDAAFGGARRDEEASRAKERVYSFRDKYHRWDPKSQRPELWNVYNANVNKGESIRVFPLSNWTELDIWQYIYLESIPIVPLYYAAKRPVVERDGMQVMVDDDRLPLAPGEVPEEKFVRFRTLGCYPLTGAVESTAATLPEIIQEMLLTKTSERSGRAIDRDQVGSMEKKKREGYF
- the cysN gene encoding sulfate adenylyltransferase subunit CysN, which translates into the protein MAHQSNLIADNIEQYLHEHENKDLLRFITCGSVDDGKSTLIGRLLHDSKMIFEDQLAAITQASKTSGTTGDTVDLALLVDGLQSEREQGITIDVAYRFFSTEKRKFIIADTPGHEQYTRNMATGASTASLAIILIDARYGVQTQTRRHSFIADLLGIQHLVIAVNKMDLVEVSEQRFNEIVDEYRAFATNLSAPDIRFVPMSALNGDNVVNPSDQTPWYFGAGYEGKTLIELLESVEISRDQNLTDLRLPVQYVNRPNLDFRGYCGTLAAGILHPGQEVKALPSGKTSRVERIVTFDGDLSAAYPGQAITVTLEDEIDISRGDWIVSADADLPLSNAFMADIVWMHEDALTPGKLYDFKLATRDLSGQVSDIEYQIDVNTLERHATDSLVLNAIARCEVELTAAIPVDDYRTSPGTGSFIIIDRLTNVTVGAGMIRGTADVREQASGATDWAAFERDLNALVRKHFPHWEAKDVRDLLR